The following coding sequences are from one Apodemus sylvaticus chromosome X, mApoSyl1.1, whole genome shotgun sequence window:
- the Rpl36a gene encoding 60S ribosomal protein L36a yields the protein MVNVPKTRRTFCKKCGKHQPHKVTQYKKGKDSLYAQGKRRYDRKQSGYGGQTKPIFRKKAKTTKKIVLRLECVDASCRSKRMLAIKRCKHFELGGDKKRKGQVIQF from the exons ATG GTGAATGTTCCCAAGACCCGCCGGACATTCTGCAAAAAATGTGGGAAGCACCAACCCCACAAGGTGACACAGTACAAGAAGGGCAAGGATTCTTTGTATGCCCAGG GAAAGCGGCGTTATGACAGGAAGCAGAGTGGTTATGGTGGGCAGACTAAGCCTATTTTCCGCAAAAAG GCTAAGACTACAAAGAAGATTGTGCTGAGACTGGAGTGTGTGGATGCCAGCTGCAGGTCTAAGAGGATGCTGGCTATTAAGAGATGCAAGCATTTTGAATTAGGAGGCGACAAGAAGAGAAAG GGCCAAGTGATCCAGTTCTAA